Proteins encoded within one genomic window of Bradyrhizobium sp. 186:
- a CDS encoding IS1182 family transposase, which yields MSKTFRPWDVDQVWLLPPSVQDLVPPGHVAHFVRDTVRTGLDLSAIMDAYDEERGFPPYHPGMMVALLLYAYSQGIYSSRRIARGCEERLDFAAVTGMQRPDFRTISEFRKRHLAALSGLFRQVLKLCREAGLVKLGHVALDGTKIKANAGINKAMSYGRMKEAEPRLAAEVQRWFAEAAQTDKAEDRQFGALKRGDEMPDWMANKEKRLEKIRAAKAALEAEAKAAAETKAASKPDDDGSGDGGRGRPGRKSKPVTAEPSDKAQRNFTDPDSRVMPTKNGFIQGYNAQAAVDGAHQIIVAHTLTNSPSDQAQLAPLLDAIKANLGTNPDEASADAGYCSQANLRTLVRRRIEGYVATGRQKHGTKAATAKRKLKSGTLIARMSTKLKRAGYRSRYRLRKQIVEPVFGQIKQARGFRQFLLRGIDKVKAEWAMICTAHNLTKLAAVR from the coding sequence ATGAGCAAGACATTTCGTCCTTGGGACGTTGATCAGGTTTGGCTGCTGCCGCCGTCGGTCCAGGATTTGGTGCCTCCCGGGCACGTGGCCCACTTTGTTCGCGACACGGTTCGCACGGGTTTGGACCTGTCGGCGATCATGGATGCCTACGACGAGGAGCGCGGCTTTCCGCCCTATCATCCTGGCATGATGGTGGCGCTGCTGCTTTATGCTTACAGCCAGGGGATCTACTCGTCGCGCAGGATCGCTCGGGGCTGCGAGGAGCGGCTGGATTTTGCGGCAGTAACGGGGATGCAGCGTCCGGACTTCCGCACGATCAGCGAGTTCCGCAAGCGCCATCTGGCCGCGCTATCGGGCCTGTTCCGGCAGGTCTTGAAGCTGTGCCGCGAGGCCGGCCTTGTGAAGCTTGGCCATGTGGCGCTCGATGGCACCAAGATCAAGGCCAATGCCGGGATCAACAAGGCGATGAGCTATGGCCGGATGAAAGAGGCCGAACCGAGGCTTGCTGCCGAAGTCCAACGCTGGTTCGCCGAAGCCGCTCAGACCGACAAGGCCGAGGACCGCCAGTTCGGAGCCTTGAAGCGCGGCGACGAGATGCCGGACTGGATGGCCAATAAAGAGAAGCGGCTCGAGAAGATCCGGGCCGCCAAGGCCGCGCTGGAAGCCGAAGCCAAGGCTGCTGCCGAAACCAAAGCCGCCTCGAAGCCGGACGACGACGGCTCCGGCGACGGCGGCAGGGGCCGGCCGGGACGCAAGTCCAAGCCTGTCACGGCAGAGCCGAGCGACAAGGCGCAACGCAACTTCACCGATCCCGACAGCCGCGTGATGCCGACCAAAAACGGCTTCATCCAGGGCTACAACGCACAGGCCGCCGTCGATGGCGCCCATCAGATCATCGTGGCGCACACGCTGACCAACTCGCCGAGCGATCAGGCGCAGCTCGCACCCTTGCTCGATGCCATCAAAGCCAATCTCGGGACGAACCCGGATGAAGCATCGGCCGATGCGGGCTATTGCTCGCAAGCCAATCTTCGCACGCTCGTTCGACGCCGGATCGAGGGCTACGTCGCCACTGGACGGCAAAAGCACGGCACCAAGGCGGCCACGGCAAAAAGGAAGCTCAAATCCGGCACGCTGATCGCCAGAATGAGCACAAAGCTCAAGCGCGCAGGCTATCGAAGCCGGTATCGATTGCGAAAACAGATCGTCGAGCCCGTCTTCGGCCAGATCAAGCAGGCAAGAGGCTTCCGCCAGTTCCTCCTGCGCGGCATCGACAAGGTCAAAGCCGAATGGGCCATGATCTGCACCGCCCACAACCTCACAAAACTCGCAGCAGTACGCTAA
- a CDS encoding TadE/TadG family type IV pilus assembly protein, whose product MTFRKICSRSFSASRYLNECARCCLNRSSLIRRFSRDQSGSYVILSALLMPVLVGTAGLGTEVGWWYYKHKNMQSAADSGAVSAATAVTAGTDLLSEANAVTASYGYANAVSNVTVAVNQPPKTGNYTSNPQAVEVIVSQLQPRLLSALFGSDPILITAHAVALPNSGTGCVLALNSTANPAVNVSGGNQLNLIKCNLYSNSSASPSLNVAGSASVAANQVGVVGDVSGASNITATNGVRTHMRAVADPYANVSPPAEPSCTNAKITVNSNGKTNSLSPGCYSGSITVNAGATLNLDPGIYYLDGANLSVAGNATITGTGVTLVFTGSGSNWGTASIGSNAVIDLTAPTAGSTKGIVIYGDRKMPAGTAFNLTGGGTQNFGGAIYLPKANLSFSGGNGTSTSCTKIIADTLTFTGTSNVQVNCSALGTATIGGQTAQLIE is encoded by the coding sequence ATGACCTTTAGGAAGATCTGCAGTCGCTCCTTCAGCGCTTCGCGATATCTAAACGAGTGCGCTCGGTGCTGCCTAAACCGGAGCAGCCTGATCCGACGGTTCTCACGAGACCAGTCCGGCAGCTACGTCATTCTATCTGCGTTGTTGATGCCTGTTCTGGTTGGCACGGCCGGTCTCGGCACCGAGGTTGGATGGTGGTACTACAAGCATAAGAACATGCAGAGTGCGGCGGACTCAGGCGCGGTGAGTGCGGCAACCGCTGTAACTGCCGGCACTGATTTGCTCTCCGAAGCCAACGCAGTCACGGCGAGCTACGGCTACGCGAATGCGGTGAGCAACGTTACTGTTGCGGTGAACCAGCCGCCGAAGACAGGCAATTATACTTCAAATCCGCAAGCGGTCGAAGTCATCGTCAGCCAGCTGCAACCGCGACTGCTATCAGCATTGTTCGGTTCAGATCCGATACTTATCACCGCACATGCTGTAGCACTGCCAAATTCCGGGACAGGCTGCGTGCTCGCGCTCAATTCGACGGCCAACCCAGCCGTGAACGTGAGCGGAGGCAACCAGCTCAATCTGATCAAATGCAATCTCTACAGCAACTCAAGCGCAAGCCCATCACTCAATGTCGCCGGTAGTGCCTCCGTCGCTGCCAACCAGGTCGGCGTGGTGGGTGACGTTTCCGGGGCCAGCAATATCACCGCGACCAATGGGGTCCGAACTCACATGAGGGCGGTGGCCGATCCCTACGCAAATGTCTCTCCCCCAGCGGAGCCGAGTTGCACCAACGCCAAGATCACGGTCAACTCCAATGGAAAGACAAATTCCCTCAGTCCTGGCTGCTACAGCGGCAGCATTACTGTCAATGCAGGTGCGACTCTAAACCTCGATCCGGGGATCTACTACCTGGACGGTGCTAATCTAAGCGTGGCTGGTAATGCCACGATCACCGGCACCGGTGTGACTCTGGTCTTTACGGGGTCGGGCAGCAACTGGGGCACAGCCTCCATTGGCAGCAATGCCGTCATTGATTTGACGGCCCCGACCGCCGGATCCACCAAGGGCATCGTCATCTATGGCGACCGAAAAATGCCCGCAGGAACTGCCTTCAATCTGACCGGTGGTGGCACGCAAAATTTTGGCGGCGCCATCTACCTGCCAAAGGCCAATCTGAGCTTCAGCGGCGGTAATGGGACGAGCACCTCCTGCACCAAGATCATCGCGGATACCTTGACATTCACTGGCACATCGAACGTTCAGGTTAACTGCTCTGCGCTCGGCACCGCCACGATCGGCGGCCAAACCGCGCAGCTCATCGAATGA
- a CDS encoding TadE/TadG family type IV pilus assembly protein, which produces MRQNLSLKSQVRPFDRVRDLVHAAVRDKSGAAAIEFAFMIPLLSLMVVSVSDIGLAVYRKMQVEDAAQAGAQYAIVHGFDTSGISSAVTSATNSTAIAASPSPVQFCGCPTSTGVSSVSCGTVCTGGAQAGTYATVSAQATYYTLINYQIVAATYTYNAQSTARLQ; this is translated from the coding sequence ATGAGACAAAATCTATCTCTTAAGAGCCAAGTTCGACCGTTTGACAGGGTCCGTGACCTCGTTCATGCCGCTGTTCGCGATAAAAGCGGCGCAGCTGCAATCGAGTTCGCATTCATGATCCCGCTGCTATCCCTGATGGTGGTCTCAGTAAGTGATATTGGGCTAGCCGTTTATCGCAAAATGCAAGTGGAGGATGCGGCGCAAGCCGGAGCTCAATACGCCATTGTGCACGGCTTTGACACGAGCGGCATTTCGAGCGCGGTAACGAGCGCTACGAATTCCACAGCCATCGCGGCGTCTCCAAGCCCTGTTCAATTTTGTGGCTGCCCCACGAGCACGGGAGTTAGCTCGGTTAGTTGCGGAACGGTCTGCACGGGCGGTGCGCAGGCCGGCACGTATGCGACGGTCTCGGCGCAGGCGACCTACTATACCCTGATCAACTATCAGATTGTCGCTGCCACCTACACCTACAACGCTCAATCCACTGCGAGGCTGCAGTGA
- a CDS encoding TadE/TadG family type IV pilus assembly protein has translation MKVTALWRDERGASALEFALTAPVFFLFIFGIIEFGLLFWTQLGLQHGTEMAARCASVNPTLCPGSNEITSYAAQQAFGLDLPAQTFTYATPTCGSQVSASYTFQFPQVLNLSPLILTAQACFPS, from the coding sequence GTGAAAGTCACTGCGCTATGGCGAGACGAACGCGGCGCGTCGGCGCTCGAATTCGCGTTGACCGCCCCGGTCTTTTTTCTGTTCATATTTGGCATCATCGAGTTCGGACTGCTGTTTTGGACCCAGCTCGGTCTGCAACACGGGACCGAAATGGCGGCACGCTGCGCCAGCGTCAATCCGACGCTCTGCCCAGGCAGCAATGAAATCACGAGCTATGCTGCCCAGCAGGCATTCGGCCTGGATCTCCCAGCGCAGACGTTCACCTACGCCACGCCGACCTGTGGTAGTCAGGTCAGCGCAAGTTATACATTTCAGTTTCCGCAAGTGCTCAATCTCTCGCCGCTGATTCTGACAGCACAGGCGTGCTTTCCGAGTTAA
- a CDS encoding PilZ domain-containing protein, producing MGEQRDATRRRTFKAGTIEFGGGGIDCIVKNLSETGAQLEVVSPLYIPDRFTLFILSDQFKQLCRVVWKREKRIGVRFE from the coding sequence ATGGGCGAACAAAGGGACGCAACACGGCGTCGCACGTTCAAGGCCGGGACCATCGAGTTTGGCGGCGGGGGGATCGACTGCATCGTTAAGAATCTCTCAGAAACAGGCGCTCAGCTTGAAGTAGTCTCCCCGCTCTACATCCCCGACCGTTTCACATTGTTTATCCTCAGCGACCAATTCAAACAGCTGTGTCGCGTCGTTTGGAAGCGAGAGAAGCGTATAGGCGTCAGGTTCGAATAA
- a CDS encoding NIPSNAP family protein, which produces MITCYLRYEIDPSKAKEFETYAKMWLPLVEKFGGTHHGYFLPHEGGDYVAIALFSFPSLADYEVYRSKSTIDPDCQRAIAYFRETKCFLRHDRSFLRPLLESGAAAPTKQDAGL; this is translated from the coding sequence ATGATAACCTGCTACCTCCGCTATGAGATCGATCCCTCTAAAGCGAAAGAATTCGAGACCTACGCCAAGATGTGGCTGCCACTGGTCGAAAAATTCGGCGGCACGCATCACGGCTATTTCCTACCGCACGAAGGCGGGGACTACGTCGCGATCGCGTTGTTTTCATTTCCTTCGCTTGCCGACTACGAAGTCTACCGCTCCAAATCGACCATCGATCCCGATTGCCAGAGGGCGATCGCATATTTCCGGGAGACTAAATGCTTCCTAAGACATGATCGGTCGTTTCTTAGACCGCTCCTTGAAAGCGGCGCCGCAGCGCCCACGAAGCAGGACGCGGGCTTGTGA
- a CDS encoding TAXI family TRAP transporter solute-binding subunit, which produces MKPTDAARRGRRRTKTLLLILAIGFLIFGAAAGTLYYALRPITLRIAVGPPGSNDHKVIEAMTEAFANESRTVRLSPIATAGAVEALALLGAGKTDLAVGRGDLEMPADAQTVVVLRKNFVVLWSPSGLAGKGSKRKPAPKIKEIADLAGHRVGVIGATSANAALLRVILSASGVDADKVTVTHFGTGQIEELARDRTLDAFMAVGPLDSNITSGAVAATARTRGEPKFLAVDASEAIALKHPRYESEEIPPSMFNANPAWPDDKVETVSVSHLIVARKALSETTVAAFYRQQFALRQAIAKQVPGAAQITKPDTEKEGELPVHRGAAAVIDGTERTFLDRYGDYFWFALLLLSGIGSAGAWLRQYLNRDDRNENTSHRNRILAMVSKVRTAEFDHELLAMQREVDTIIGETLDSYDGGLIEEEELAAFGLALELFNHAIVERRAALQAAPLNVLAARR; this is translated from the coding sequence ATGAAACCCACTGACGCAGCCCGCCGAGGGCGGAGAAGGACGAAGACCCTACTGCTGATTTTGGCCATTGGATTTCTCATTTTTGGAGCCGCCGCGGGCACACTGTATTATGCGCTGCGGCCGATAACTCTCCGGATTGCCGTCGGACCGCCGGGAAGCAACGATCACAAAGTGATTGAGGCGATGACCGAGGCCTTTGCCAACGAAAGCAGGACTGTGAGGCTGTCGCCGATCGCGACTGCGGGAGCGGTCGAAGCTCTCGCTCTGCTTGGTGCCGGCAAGACCGACCTTGCGGTCGGTCGTGGCGATCTGGAGATGCCGGCCGACGCGCAAACAGTCGTCGTCTTGCGCAAAAACTTCGTCGTGCTGTGGTCTCCTTCGGGACTTGCGGGCAAAGGCTCCAAGAGAAAGCCGGCGCCGAAAATCAAGGAGATCGCCGATCTCGCAGGGCACAGGGTAGGAGTGATCGGCGCGACGTCGGCGAACGCCGCGTTGCTACGGGTCATCCTGAGCGCCTCCGGCGTGGATGCGGACAAGGTCACGGTTACGCACTTTGGCACGGGTCAAATCGAGGAGCTGGCGCGTGACCGTACCCTCGATGCATTCATGGCGGTTGGTCCGCTCGACAGCAACATAACCTCCGGCGCGGTCGCCGCGACGGCTCGGACCCGTGGTGAGCCGAAGTTTCTCGCGGTCGATGCATCGGAGGCCATCGCCCTGAAGCACCCGCGTTACGAATCGGAGGAAATCCCGCCAAGCATGTTCAATGCGAATCCGGCCTGGCCGGATGACAAGGTGGAGACTGTCAGTGTCAGCCATCTGATCGTGGCACGGAAAGCTTTGTCCGAAACGACGGTGGCGGCATTCTATCGCCAACAATTCGCCCTCCGGCAGGCGATTGCAAAGCAAGTGCCTGGCGCGGCGCAAATTACCAAGCCGGACACCGAGAAAGAAGGCGAGCTGCCGGTCCATCGGGGAGCGGCAGCCGTCATCGACGGGACTGAACGCACCTTCCTCGACAGATACGGCGACTACTTCTGGTTCGCGCTTCTGCTTCTCTCCGGGATTGGTTCGGCCGGCGCCTGGTTGCGTCAATATTTAAATCGGGACGACAGGAACGAAAATACCAGCCATCGCAATAGAATTCTGGCCATGGTTTCAAAAGTGCGGACCGCGGAATTCGACCACGAGCTGCTGGCCATGCAGCGTGAGGTCGACACCATCATTGGGGAAACGCTCGACAGTTACGATGGCGGCTTGATCGAGGAGGAGGAACTGGCAGCCTTTGGCTTAGCGCTCGAACTGTTCAATCATGCCATCGTCGAGAGGCGCGCGGCCTTGCAAGCAGCCCCTTTGAACGTGCTCGCCGCGCGGCGATAG
- a CDS encoding amidase family protein has translation MKKPARPDVRLAEAPIMLKLENAPMSDVIDALASGRVTATALTKFYLARIEAYDRDGPVLNAIRELNPDALTIAGKLDDTRPSVKRPLAGVPILVKDNIATADKQTTTAGSLALEGAHARDDATIVKLLRDAGAVILGKANLTEFANMLALDMPAGYSSLGGQVKSPYAPTLMDDRGIPVVQPGGSSSGSAVAVAAGLCAASIGTETSGSLLSPASQNGLVTVKPTVGLISRAGIVPIAHSQDTAGPMTRTVRDAAMLLNVLAVKDPLDPVTERQRRPADYTADLAPDAMKGARIGVPSDPADPLNDCYYGKLLPNRVSVMTEAIKVLEDLGAVIVRASMPTAGWIAGPGTTMAVLNRNPLSPNKGNPMMQWVVFLYELKRDLNLYLKDWATNTAIKTIADIVAFNEANAGKALRFGQDLFLAADNTRGDLSEREYRSARAMDLLAARTRGMDAYMKQHKLDAVLFAGAMGAAIAAKAGYPSVMVPGGFISGTTDGKDTPDYPLGVTFAGRAWSEHKLLRLGYAFEQASQMRKPPPGLPAL, from the coding sequence ATGAAGAAGCCAGCCCGCCCCGATGTTCGCCTCGCCGAGGCGCCGATCATGCTGAAGCTCGAGAACGCGCCGATGAGCGATGTCATCGATGCTTTGGCCAGTGGGCGGGTCACCGCCACGGCGCTGACCAAATTCTATCTCGCACGCATTGAGGCCTACGACCGCGATGGGCCCGTGCTCAACGCCATACGGGAGCTCAATCCCGACGCGCTCACGATCGCGGGCAAGCTCGACGACACCAGGCCGTCGGTCAAACGGCCGTTGGCCGGCGTCCCGATACTGGTGAAGGACAACATCGCGACGGCTGACAAGCAGACGACGACGGCGGGCTCGCTGGCGCTGGAGGGCGCGCACGCCAGGGACGACGCCACAATCGTCAAGCTGCTGCGGGACGCCGGCGCGGTGATCCTGGGCAAGGCAAACCTGACGGAGTTCGCCAACATGCTCGCGCTTGACATGCCCGCGGGCTACTCCTCGTTGGGCGGTCAGGTGAAGAGCCCTTACGCGCCGACACTTATGGACGATCGAGGCATCCCGGTCGTGCAGCCTGGCGGATCGAGCTCGGGTTCGGCGGTCGCGGTGGCGGCCGGTCTGTGCGCGGCCTCGATCGGCACCGAGACCTCGGGCTCGCTGCTGTCCCCCGCCAGCCAGAATGGCCTCGTCACCGTGAAGCCGACCGTCGGGCTGATCAGCCGGGCCGGCATCGTGCCGATTGCGCACAGCCAGGACACCGCGGGGCCGATGACGCGCACGGTACGCGATGCGGCGATGCTGCTGAACGTGCTGGCGGTCAAGGACCCGCTCGACCCAGTGACAGAACGGCAGCGGCGGCCGGCCGATTACACCGCCGACCTCGCGCCCGATGCAATGAAGGGTGCGCGCATCGGCGTGCCGAGCGACCCGGCCGACCCGCTGAACGATTGCTATTACGGCAAGCTGCTCCCCAACAGGGTCTCGGTGATGACCGAGGCGATCAAGGTGCTGGAGGATCTGGGCGCCGTCATCGTGCGCGCCAGCATGCCGACGGCCGGCTGGATTGCCGGACCAGGCACGACCATGGCTGTGCTCAACCGCAATCCGTTGAGCCCAAACAAGGGCAATCCGATGATGCAGTGGGTCGTTTTCCTCTATGAGCTGAAGCGCGATCTCAATCTCTACCTGAAGGATTGGGCGACCAACACCGCGATCAAGACCATCGCCGACATCGTGGCCTTCAACGAGGCGAACGCCGGCAAGGCGCTGCGTTTCGGCCAGGACCTGTTCCTCGCCGCGGACAACACCAGGGGCGACTTAAGTGAGCGCGAGTACAGATCGGCGCGTGCCATGGACCTGCTCGCCGCCAGGACGCGCGGCATGGACGCCTACATGAAACAGCACAAGCTCGACGCCGTGCTGTTCGCCGGCGCTATGGGCGCCGCGATCGCCGCCAAGGCGGGCTATCCCAGCGTCATGGTGCCCGGAGGCTTCATCTCGGGGACGACAGACGGCAAGGACACGCCCGACTATCCGCTTGGCGTCACTTTCGCGGGCCGTGCCTGGAGCGAGCACAAGCTTCTGCGTCTGGGCTACGCCTTCGAGCAGGCTTCCCAGATGCGCAAGCCGCCGCCTGGCTTGCCCGCGCTTTAG
- a CDS encoding Spy/CpxP family protein refolding chaperone: MKPILLPILALGFSMLMSLPGAAQDCKCDPSRGHAQVSAAPAASPYAGMERRDVKALSEQQINHLRAGRGMGLSLPAELNGHPGPAHVLELADALRLSGDQRAKAKEFLEAMKAETISVGEQIIAEETALDRLFAEKHATRAGVDAAAFRIASAQGELRAAHLHYHLAMSELLTPEQIMQYVALRGYGNGGHHQHQQH, from the coding sequence ATGAAACCGATCCTCCTGCCGATCCTCGCGCTCGGATTTTCGATGCTGATGTCCCTGCCCGGTGCCGCGCAAGACTGCAAATGCGACCCGTCTCGCGGTCATGCACAAGTGTCAGCAGCGCCGGCTGCTTCGCCGTATGCCGGCATGGAGCGCCGCGACGTCAAAGCCCTTTCGGAACAACAAATCAACCATCTCAGGGCCGGACGCGGAATGGGCTTGTCGCTGCCGGCGGAACTCAATGGCCATCCCGGACCGGCGCACGTTCTCGAACTGGCCGATGCGTTGCGCCTTTCAGGCGATCAGCGCGCAAAAGCCAAGGAGTTTTTGGAAGCAATGAAGGCAGAGACGATATCTGTCGGCGAGCAAATCATCGCGGAAGAGACGGCGCTCGATCGTCTGTTCGCCGAAAAACACGCGACGCGAGCTGGAGTGGACGCCGCAGCCTTCCGTATTGCTTCAGCGCAAGGCGAACTTCGGGCGGCACACCTGCACTATCATCTCGCAATGAGCGAGCTGCTCACGCCCGAGCAGATCATGCAGTATGTCGCCCTTCGCGGCTATGGCAACGGCGGGCATCACCAACACCAGCAGCACTAG
- a CDS encoding Crp/Fnr family transcriptional regulator, translating to MIAIMSSPLVTWLSELAQREQQLAAAHILFRAGDPVRSLFLIVAGTVRLTRPLPHGSELTLQRAGPGAILAEASLFADRYHCEGKALEDSVVRVVPMRRLLAAFAKQPELARAWTQHLAHEIQRARTHAEIASLKTVSARIDAWMMMKDEPIPPKGQWRQVAAEIGVTPEALYRELARRRRHSSAP from the coding sequence ATGATCGCAATCATGTCGAGTCCCCTCGTTACCTGGCTATCCGAACTCGCTCAGCGCGAGCAGCAACTCGCGGCGGCCCACATCCTGTTTCGCGCAGGAGACCCCGTCCGGTCGCTATTCCTGATCGTCGCAGGTACGGTCCGGCTTACCCGCCCCCTACCACATGGTTCCGAGCTGACGCTGCAGCGTGCCGGTCCCGGCGCCATTCTGGCCGAGGCGTCCCTGTTCGCCGATCGCTACCACTGCGAGGGCAAGGCCTTGGAAGACTCGGTGGTTCGTGTCGTCCCTATGCGACGGCTCCTGGCGGCCTTCGCAAAGCAGCCCGAGTTGGCGCGCGCCTGGACTCAACACTTGGCTCACGAGATCCAACGCGCTCGGACGCATGCCGAAATAGCTTCGCTGAAAACAGTTTCCGCGCGGATCGACGCCTGGATGATGATGAAGGATGAGCCGATACCACCCAAGGGGCAATGGCGCCAAGTTGCAGCCGAGATCGGCGTCACGCCGGAAGCCCTCTATCGCGAGCTGGCGCGTCGCCGTCGGCACTCGTCGGCTCCGTGA
- a CDS encoding acyl-CoA dehydrogenase family protein: MNAAPGVSLVERARAIAPLIAGEADEIERTRRLTPTVVGALIENGLYRALLPQSLGGAEAPPEAFMQMLEEIAKADASTAWCLGQCSVCAMIAASLDHDAANEIFNTPPGILAWGAVAHEARAVEGGYRVTARWDFASGSRQANWLGAHVRIVGADSVPRNNADGSPELRTILFAATSATLHDVWQAIGLAGTGTDSYEVRDLFIPERFATFRDVPSALREPGPLYRIGTGSTFSLGFAAVSLGVARATLDAAIALARGKHQSLAASAMRDNQSVQGLIGRTEGDLRAARAYLYATANAMWHDLSATGEFNAAHRSAVRLAATWTIHQSAKVVDTAYHMAGATAVFRSNPFERRFRDMHAIAQQIQARDTHYEDVGKAILWGAGP, encoded by the coding sequence ATGAACGCAGCCCCCGGAGTTAGCCTGGTCGAGCGGGCACGCGCCATCGCTCCCCTGATCGCGGGCGAGGCTGACGAGATCGAGCGGACGCGGCGGCTGACGCCGACGGTCGTGGGCGCGCTGATCGAGAACGGGCTCTATCGCGCGCTGCTGCCGCAGAGCCTCGGCGGCGCGGAAGCTCCGCCGGAAGCTTTCATGCAGATGCTGGAGGAGATCGCCAAGGCGGATGCTTCGACCGCCTGGTGCCTCGGCCAATGCAGCGTCTGCGCGATGATCGCGGCCTCTCTCGATCACGACGCCGCGAACGAGATTTTCAACACACCACCCGGCATCCTCGCCTGGGGTGCGGTGGCGCATGAGGCGCGCGCGGTCGAGGGCGGCTATCGCGTCACAGCGCGCTGGGATTTTGCCTCGGGCTCGCGGCAGGCGAACTGGCTCGGGGCGCATGTGCGCATCGTCGGCGCGGACAGTGTGCCGCGGAACAATGCGGACGGATCGCCGGAGCTGCGCACCATCCTGTTTGCTGCCACAAGCGCAACGCTGCACGACGTGTGGCAAGCGATCGGGCTCGCCGGCACCGGCACCGATTCCTACGAGGTGCGCGACCTCTTCATCCCCGAGCGCTTTGCGACGTTCCGTGACGTGCCGTCCGCGTTGCGCGAACCCGGCCCGCTTTACAGGATCGGCACCGGTTCGACATTCAGTCTCGGCTTTGCCGCGGTCTCGCTCGGCGTGGCGCGGGCTACGCTGGACGCCGCAATCGCGCTGGCGCGCGGCAAGCATCAGTCGCTCGCGGCAAGCGCAATGCGCGACAACCAGTCGGTCCAGGGCCTGATCGGACGCACCGAGGGTGACCTCCGCGCCGCCCGCGCCTATCTCTACGCGACGGCGAATGCGATGTGGCACGACCTCAGCGCGACCGGTGAATTCAACGCGGCGCATCGCAGCGCGGTCCGGCTGGCCGCGACCTGGACCATCCACCAGTCAGCCAAAGTGGTCGACACCGCCTATCACATGGCCGGCGCGACCGCGGTATTCCGCAGCAATCCGTTCGAGCGGCGCTTTCGCGACATGCACGCCATCGCCCAGCAGATCCAGGCCCGCGACACGCATTACGAGGATGTGGGTAAGGCGATTTTATGGGGCGCGGGGCCGTGA